The genomic DNA GGGATAAAGGGGATGATCCGCCGTGATCAGATAGTTACCCGGCTGCTCAAGCCAGAGCAGGCTACTTTCCAGCTCACGTTCTCTGAGCGCAAAGAACCGTGCAGCCTGTTTGACAGACAGACCGGCGTCTCTGACAACAGGACCATCAATGGTTGTCTGGTTGTGCAATCGTGCTGCCGCTTCCAGCATCACATCGCCATAAAGAGAACCGGTGTGTATTAACCGTAGCCATAACTCAGTCGACGTCATCCTTTCCCCTGCCATAAGCGGCCTCCGCAATCATTGCGATTGGTCACTGATGCTGTCAATCGATGGGGGTTTTGTCTAGAATAGGAGATAATATTCTTATCAACTCCTGAACACGACTCTGGAAATTTATGGCAGTTTTGCAAGTGTTACATATTCCGGACGAGCGCCTTCGCATCGTCGCTGAACCGGTAAAAGAAGTGAATGCAGAAATTCAGCGTATCGTTGATGATATGTTCGATACCATGTACGCCGAAGAAGGTATTGGTCTTGCGGCCACTCAGGTCGACATTCACAAGCGTATTATCGTGATCGACGTATCTGAAAATCGCGATGGCCGCCTGGTGTTAATCAATCCTGAGCTGCTCGAGAAGAGTGGCGAAACAGGTATTGAGGAAGGTTGTCTGTCTATTCCGGAACAGCGTGCTTTAGTGCCGCGCGCCGAAAAAGTGAAAATTCGCGCCCTGGATCGTGACGGCAATCCGTTCGAACTGGAAGCTGACGACCTGCTGGCGATCTGTATTCAGCATGAGATGGATCATCTGGTCGGTAAACTGTTTATCGATTATCTCTCGCCGCTGAAGCAGCAACGAATTCGTCAGAAAGTAGAGAAACTGGATCGTTTGCGTTCTCGCGCATAACGTCCCCCCGGATACAAGGATCATCGTGTCTAAATCACTACGTATTATCTTCGCGGGAACCCCTGATTTTGCAGCGCGTCATCTTGACGCGCTGTTATCTTCTGGCCACCAGGTTGTTGGCGTGTTTACCCAACCGGATCGCCCGGCTGGCCGTGGTAAAAAACTGATGCCAGGTCCTGTTAAGGTGCTGGCAGAAGAGCATGGGTTACCTGTTTTCCAGCCAGCATCCTTGCGCCCTCAGGAAAACCAGCAGCTTGTCGCTGACCTGAATGCCGATGTAATGGTGGTGGTGGCTTACGGTTTAATTCTGCCAAAAGCTGTGCTTGATATGCCTCGCCTGGGTTGCATTAACGTGCATGGTTCTCTGCTTCCACGCTGGCGTGGGGCAGCACCTATTCAGCGCTCTTTATGGGCGGGTGATGCTGAAACGGGCGTCACAATCATGAAGATGGATGTAGGTTTAGACACCGGTGACATGCTTTATAAACTGGCCTGCCCCATTACGGCCGAGGATACCAGTGCCACCCTGTATGACAAGCTGGCAGAGCTTGGCCCGCAAGGGCTGATTGAAACCCTCCAGCAGATTGCGAATAATACGGCGAAACCTGAAGTTCAGGATGAAGCGCTGGTCACTTACGCTGAAAAACTGAGTAAAGAAGAAGCCCGGATTGACTGGTCTCTGTCAGCGGCTCAACTTGAACGCTGCATTCGCGCCTTTAATCCATGGCCGATGAGCTGGATGGTTATCGACGAGCAGCCGGTGAAAGTCTGGAAAGCCTCCCTTATTGACGGTCACACAACGGCTGAGCCCGGTACGATTATCGACGCCAGCAAGAACGGTATTCAGGTAGCTACCGCACAAGGGATCCTGAATCTGGAATCGCTACAACCTGCGGGTAAGAAGGCGATGAGCGCACAGGATTTGTTAAATTCTCGTCGCGAATGGTTTATCCCGGGCAATCGCCTTGCCTGACCTCATTTAATTTTAGCGCCCGGTGTTTCCGGGCATTTTTATTTTTACGGTTATGAAAAAACAAAATTTACGCAGTATGGCGGCTCAGGCCGTTGAGCAGGTTGTCGAGCAGGGCCAGTCATTGAGCAATATCCTGCCAGCTTTGCAGCAAAAAGTGTCCGACAAAGACAAAGCCCTGCTTCAGGAGCTCTGTTTTGGCGTCCTGCGCACGCTTTCTCAGCTCGAGTGGCTGGTTAATAAGCTGATGTCACGTCCAATGACCGGCAAGCAGCGCACCGTGCATTATTTGATTATGGTTGGCTTCTATCAGCTTCTTCACACGCGTATCCCGCCTCATGCCGCACTGGCTGAGACAGTGGAAGGTGCCGTTGTGATTAAACGTCCTATGCTGAAAGGGTTGATTAATGGCGTTTTGCGCCAGTTCCAGCGACAGCAGGAAGAGCTTCTGGCTGAGTTCGGGCAAAGTGAAGCACGTTATCTGCATCCTGACTGGCTCCTGAATCGCCTTAAAAAAGCCTGGCCAGAGCAGTGGCAGGCAATTGCCGACGCGAATAATCAGCGTCCGCCGATGTGGTTACGCGTCAACCGTAATCACCATACGCGCGACGCCTGGCTGGCTTTACTGGAAGAGGCTGGAATGAGCGGCTTCACACATGAAGCATATCCTGACGCTGTGCGTTTAGCCTCTCCTGCTCCGGTACATGCTTTACCTGGTTTTGATGAAGGCTGGGTGACCGTACAAGATGCTTCCGCGCAGGGCTGCATGGCCTGGCTGGAACCTAAAAACGGCGAGCACATCCTCGATCTCTGCGCCGCGCCAGGCGGTAAGACGACGCATATTCTGGAAGTGGCTCCTCAGGCAAACGTCATGGCCGTGGATGTCGATGAGCAGCGTCTTTCACGCGTCTATGACAACCTTAAGCGCCTGAGAATGAAAGCGCAGGTTAAGCAAGGCGATGGCCGCAAACCCGCAGAATGGTGTGGTGAAACGCAATTCGATCGCATCTTGCTGGATGCTCCCTGCTCGGCAACCGGCGTTATTCGTCGCCACCCGGATATCAAGTGGTTGCGTCGCGATCGCGATATCAAGGAACTGACCCAACTGCAATCCGACATTCTTGATGCCATTTGGCCACACCTGAAGCCAGGAGGCACGCTGGTCTATGCGACCTGTTCGGTCCTTCCGGAAGAAAACAGTCAGCAGATTGCAGCCTTCCTTAAACGTACCCCGGATGCAGTGCTACACGACACGGGCACGCCTGAATGCCCAGGCCTGCAGAATCTGCCGGCCGCTGAAGAAGGTGATGGCTTCTTTTACGCTAAGCTAATCAAAGAGTGATGTTGAGAACAGGTCACGAGATATGAAGATAATCATTCTGGGTGCCGGACAGGTTGGTGGGACGCTGGCTGAAAACCTTGTTGGCGAAAATAATGACATCACGATTGTCGATACCAATGGCGATCGGCTGCGTGTTTTACAGGACAAATTTGACCTTCGCGTCGTGCAAGGTCATGGCTCGCACCCGCGTGTCCTGCGTGAAGCGGGCGCCGACGATGCTGACATGCTGGTTGCGGTGACCAGTTCTGACGAAACCAACATGGTGGCATGTCAGGTGGCCTATTCGCTGTTCAACACGCCGAACCGGATCGCGCGCATCCGCTCCCCGGACTATGTCCGGGATGCAGAGAAGCTGTTTAATTCCGAAGCGGTCCCTATCGACCATCTTATCGCTCCAGAACAGCTGGTTATCGACAATATCTACCGCCTGATCGAATATCCTGGTGCGCTGCAGGTGGTGAACTTCGCCGAAGGTAAAGTGAGCCTGGCGGTCGTTAAGGCCTATTACGGCGGCCCATTGATCGGTAATGCGCTCTCCACCATGCGTGAGCATATGCCGCATATTGATACCCGCGTTGCAGCCATTTTCCGCCATGACAGGCCAATTCGCCCACAGGGTTCAACCATAGTCGAGGCAGGTGATGAAGTCTTCTTCATCGCGGCATCTCAGCATATTCGCGCGGTAATGAGCGAACTGCAGCGTCTCGAAAAACCGTATAAACGCATTATGCTCGTTGGCGGTGGTAATATCGGCGCGGGACTGGCGCACCGGCTGGAAAAAGACTACAGCGTGAAGTTGATCGAGCGCGATCAACAGCGCGCGGCTGAGCTGGCTGAAAAGCTGCAAAACACCATCGTGTTTTATGGCGATGCCTCTGATCAAGAGCTGCTGGCAGAAGAGCATATTGATCAAGTTGATCTGTTTATTGCTGTCACTAACGACGACGAGGCGAACATTATGTCCGCCATGCTCGCCAAACGTATGGGGGCAAAAAAGGTCATGGTGCTTATTCAACGCCGCGCCTACGTTGACCTCGTGCAGGGAAGCGTTATTGATATCGCGATATCACCGCAGCAAGCAACCATTTCAGCCCTGCTGAGCCATGTTCGTAAGGCGGATATTGTTGGCGTATCTTCCCTTCGCCGCGGTGTGGCTGAAGCCATTG from Enterobacter ludwigii includes the following:
- the def gene encoding peptide deformylase → MAVLQVLHIPDERLRIVAEPVKEVNAEIQRIVDDMFDTMYAEEGIGLAATQVDIHKRIIVIDVSENRDGRLVLINPELLEKSGETGIEEGCLSIPEQRALVPRAEKVKIRALDRDGNPFELEADDLLAICIQHEMDHLVGKLFIDYLSPLKQQRIRQKVEKLDRLRSRA
- the fmt gene encoding methionyl-tRNA formyltransferase, which encodes MSKSLRIIFAGTPDFAARHLDALLSSGHQVVGVFTQPDRPAGRGKKLMPGPVKVLAEEHGLPVFQPASLRPQENQQLVADLNADVMVVVAYGLILPKAVLDMPRLGCINVHGSLLPRWRGAAPIQRSLWAGDAETGVTIMKMDVGLDTGDMLYKLACPITAEDTSATLYDKLAELGPQGLIETLQQIANNTAKPEVQDEALVTYAEKLSKEEARIDWSLSAAQLERCIRAFNPWPMSWMVIDEQPVKVWKASLIDGHTTAEPGTIIDASKNGIQVATAQGILNLESLQPAGKKAMSAQDLLNSRREWFIPGNRLA
- the trkA gene encoding Trk system potassium transporter TrkA, coding for MKIIILGAGQVGGTLAENLVGENNDITIVDTNGDRLRVLQDKFDLRVVQGHGSHPRVLREAGADDADMLVAVTSSDETNMVACQVAYSLFNTPNRIARIRSPDYVRDAEKLFNSEAVPIDHLIAPEQLVIDNIYRLIEYPGALQVVNFAEGKVSLAVVKAYYGGPLIGNALSTMREHMPHIDTRVAAIFRHDRPIRPQGSTIVEAGDEVFFIAASQHIRAVMSELQRLEKPYKRIMLVGGGNIGAGLAHRLEKDYSVKLIERDQQRAAELAEKLQNTIVFYGDASDQELLAEEHIDQVDLFIAVTNDDEANIMSAMLAKRMGAKKVMVLIQRRAYVDLVQGSVIDIAISPQQATISALLSHVRKADIVGVSSLRRGVAEAIEAVAHGDETTSRVVGRAIDEIKLPPGTIIGAVVRGNDVMIANDNLRIEQGDHVIMFLTDKKFITDVERLFQPSPFFL
- the rsmB gene encoding 16S rRNA (cytosine(967)-C(5))-methyltransferase RsmB, whose amino-acid sequence is MKKQNLRSMAAQAVEQVVEQGQSLSNILPALQQKVSDKDKALLQELCFGVLRTLSQLEWLVNKLMSRPMTGKQRTVHYLIMVGFYQLLHTRIPPHAALAETVEGAVVIKRPMLKGLINGVLRQFQRQQEELLAEFGQSEARYLHPDWLLNRLKKAWPEQWQAIADANNQRPPMWLRVNRNHHTRDAWLALLEEAGMSGFTHEAYPDAVRLASPAPVHALPGFDEGWVTVQDASAQGCMAWLEPKNGEHILDLCAAPGGKTTHILEVAPQANVMAVDVDEQRLSRVYDNLKRLRMKAQVKQGDGRKPAEWCGETQFDRILLDAPCSATGVIRRHPDIKWLRRDRDIKELTQLQSDILDAIWPHLKPGGTLVYATCSVLPEENSQQIAAFLKRTPDAVLHDTGTPECPGLQNLPAAEEGDGFFYAKLIKE